A part of Chitinivibrio alkaliphilus ACht1 genomic DNA contains:
- a CDS encoding glycoside hydrolase family 9 protein, which translates to MKVTKRTMVSALMCITLAVMTFGHDYQKALNMSVRFFGAQRCGSDVHSWIGHESCHWHDYSIDGVDLGGGWHDCGDHIKFGLTGGYSAALLLHAYLNFPDAFEDNYSYENSAGSPNGIPDVLVEVKHYTDYALKMLQGDTFYYQVGDMQSDHHQSCSRPDYQTNNETGGSRRYYSVDGGGASNVAGTHAAVLAMMSRAYREFDEEYADLCLETAKKMFAFGDAKHEALGTMDGQEENSPYEDDTFADDMAFGAIELYNATEEQDYLLATRSFVENGGGLPTYYVLNYNRVNPLAVYSFAQVLSSQGTGLRREVDNYLDKMTDLGFAFWNGWGSLKYTAAGSYVALLAYDLFPDSTHYRDFAEANIDFILGDHGGSAGNFSAGYSFLSGYGDDYPMDLIHHKAAFGGAPCAFGSGWGQFGSDAANEYRLEGALVGGPTDEGGTYWEQRGGDGGYYTSEVCIYYNAPFVAALAAFLHEGDDDGDDGDDDGDDDGDDDGDDDGDDDGDDDGDDDGDDVNLSGYLGWYVYHDDFGSSIDTSGGLLQDDSLVEITFDMVEENADDEIWPYGGLATALSTSLAMPEYITFSYSATNDFNVVLPMDAVSQAGGDYRASLPATGGSWETVTLSLNANTFSQPGWADNVDFDKSTVESFEITPDFDGATGEIAIRGVYIDGFSPDQVPLIGSGRSVSSGTGISLLSVTEQSLGISVPDAGMYTIRAFTPDGRKVGQIVNRMEAGENRVGWFGQNTFASNVILLQVQGQGYSQVLRVNMR; encoded by the coding sequence ATGAAGGTTACAAAACGTACTATGGTATCTGCTCTTATGTGTATCACCCTTGCGGTGATGACATTTGGACACGATTATCAAAAAGCTTTAAATATGTCTGTCCGTTTTTTTGGTGCCCAGCGATGCGGTAGTGACGTACATTCATGGATTGGACATGAGTCATGTCACTGGCACGATTATAGCATTGATGGGGTTGATTTGGGTGGTGGCTGGCATGATTGCGGAGACCATATTAAATTTGGTCTTACCGGTGGCTATTCAGCAGCATTGCTTCTGCACGCCTATTTAAATTTTCCAGATGCCTTTGAAGATAATTACTCCTACGAAAATTCAGCCGGTAGTCCCAATGGTATCCCCGATGTGTTAGTTGAGGTTAAACATTACACGGACTACGCGTTAAAGATGCTTCAAGGCGACACTTTTTACTACCAGGTGGGAGATATGCAGAGCGATCACCACCAGTCCTGTTCTCGCCCCGATTATCAAACAAACAATGAGACCGGAGGCTCCCGTCGGTATTATTCTGTAGATGGAGGGGGGGCTTCCAACGTTGCGGGTACCCATGCTGCTGTGCTTGCCATGATGTCACGGGCATATCGTGAATTTGACGAAGAGTATGCGGACTTATGCCTGGAAACGGCCAAAAAGATGTTTGCCTTTGGTGATGCAAAACATGAAGCCTTAGGTACAATGGATGGTCAAGAAGAAAACAGTCCCTATGAAGATGATACCTTTGCTGACGACATGGCCTTCGGTGCTATTGAGCTGTATAATGCAACGGAAGAGCAAGACTACTTACTGGCAACTCGTTCCTTTGTAGAAAATGGTGGAGGTCTTCCCACGTACTATGTTTTAAATTATAACCGTGTAAATCCTCTTGCTGTGTATAGTTTTGCGCAAGTCCTTTCGTCTCAAGGAACTGGTCTGAGACGTGAAGTAGATAATTATCTTGATAAAATGACAGATCTTGGTTTTGCTTTCTGGAATGGATGGGGTAGTTTAAAGTATACTGCGGCCGGCTCGTATGTTGCCTTATTAGCCTATGATCTTTTTCCTGATAGCACGCATTACCGTGATTTTGCAGAGGCAAACATCGACTTTATTCTTGGAGATCATGGCGGTTCTGCTGGTAATTTCAGTGCGGGATATAGTTTCCTTTCTGGATATGGGGATGATTACCCCATGGATTTAATCCACCACAAGGCTGCTTTTGGTGGGGCACCATGTGCCTTTGGTTCCGGATGGGGCCAGTTTGGCAGTGATGCTGCAAATGAGTATCGTCTTGAGGGAGCTCTTGTTGGTGGTCCCACCGATGAAGGAGGGACGTATTGGGAACAACGTGGCGGAGATGGCGGGTATTACACAAGTGAAGTGTGTATTTACTATAATGCTCCCTTTGTAGCTGCTTTGGCGGCATTCCTGCATGAAGGTGATGATGACGGTGATGACGGCGATGATGACGGCGATGATGATGGCGATGATGATGGCGATGATGATGGCGATGATGATGGCGATGATGATGGCGATGATGATGGCGATGATGTAAATCTTTCAGGGTATCTTGGATGGTATGTATATCACGATGATTTTGGATCATCCATAGATACATCAGGTGGTCTCCTCCAAGATGATAGCTTGGTAGAGATAACGTTTGATATGGTTGAAGAAAATGCAGATGATGAAATTTGGCCGTATGGTGGGTTAGCTACAGCTCTTTCTACTTCCTTAGCAATGCCAGAGTATATCACTTTTAGCTATTCTGCAACCAACGATTTCAACGTTGTCCTCCCCATGGATGCGGTATCACAAGCTGGAGGTGATTATCGAGCATCTCTTCCTGCTACAGGTGGATCATGGGAGACTGTTACCTTGTCCTTAAATGCGAACACCTTTTCTCAGCCGGGGTGGGCAGATAACGTAGACTTTGATAAGTCTACGGTTGAGTCCTTTGAAATTACTCCCGATTTTGATGGAGCCACCGGAGAAATTGCAATTCGTGGAGTCTATATTGACGGTTTCTCTCCTGACCAGGTGCCCCTTATTGGTAGTGGCCGTTCTGTCTCTTCAGGCACGGGAATATCCTTACTATCTGTAACAGAACAGTCTTTGGGGATTTCTGTGCCTGATGCTGGCATGTATACAATTAGAGCATTTACTCCTGATGGTCGTAAGGTTGGACAAATCGTAAATCGTATGGAAGCGGGTGAAAACCGTGTCGGTTGGTTCGGTCAGAATACCTTTGCCAGCAATGTAATATTGTTGCAGGTACAAGGTCAGGGGTATTCTCAAGTGTTGCGAGTTAATATGCGTTAA
- the leuS gene encoding leucine--tRNA ligase, which produces MSEYIPANIEKYWQDTWEKEGLFSAKTDETKEKKYILSMFPYPSGALHMGHVMNYTINDVVARYYMMKGYNVMTPIGWDSFGLPAENAAIRLGIHPSENIETNIARMKDQMKMAGWGFDWKRELATSSEAYYQWTQELFLRFYEKGLVEKKDGTVNWCPSCETVLANEQVQDGSCERCGTTVSQRDLAQWYFLMSQYAQKLLDGHKNCNEWPERVIKMQKEWIGRSEGATIRFQVEGHDESVEIYTTRPDTLWGVTFMSMAPQHPLVETLAAHADDPDSVLGKVAEMRSLGTSEKELQAREKEGVFTGAYAINPVNGDRIPIYVGNFVLMNYGTGIVMAVPTHDQRDFEFSEKYGITRKIVIQPEDASESFTVANMTEAYTGDGVLVDSGPFTGQNNRHAMNDIISWFEEKGYGRREVNFRLRDWLLSRQRYWGCPIPMIHCPSCGTVPVPRKDLPVQLPENVEFQSGGDSPLAYCEDFVSVACPECGEAARRETDTMDTFVDSSWYYLRFCSAQCDDAPFHSDEVNYWGPVDIYIGGIEHATMHLIYVRFFAQVLNEMGVIDFTEPAKKLFTQGMVCSTAHYCTTHKWLHESDVKDGTCVHCGAVVTSEVTKMSKTKLNVVDPEDIISKYGADTMRMYILSDTPPVKDRIWSEEGVHGIYRFIKRYWAVVQDAIAHLMDPATPDEGASDAAIRYAAHYALEKSIASFEENWQFNTAIARAMELTTTIKKLTPKTGKRSLREAVSILVRTVAPIIPHASEELWQSLGETGSIFSASYPKVDPSALIQDEVTIVVQVNGKMRGKFTAAKDSAKTDLEKRAFEEPNVQKFTEGATVRKVIVIPNKIVNIVVS; this is translated from the coding sequence GTGAGCGAATATATCCCCGCTAACATAGAAAAATACTGGCAAGATACATGGGAAAAAGAGGGGCTTTTTTCTGCTAAAACCGATGAGACAAAGGAAAAGAAGTACATTCTGAGCATGTTTCCTTACCCTTCCGGCGCACTGCATATGGGACATGTGATGAATTATACAATTAACGATGTTGTTGCTCGGTATTATATGATGAAGGGGTATAATGTCATGACTCCTATTGGGTGGGACTCCTTTGGCTTACCCGCTGAAAATGCGGCAATTCGTTTGGGTATTCACCCGTCAGAAAATATAGAAACCAATATTGCACGCATGAAAGATCAGATGAAAATGGCCGGTTGGGGCTTTGATTGGAAACGCGAGCTTGCCACTTCATCTGAAGCGTATTATCAATGGACGCAAGAACTCTTTCTCCGTTTTTATGAAAAGGGATTGGTAGAGAAAAAAGATGGAACGGTAAATTGGTGCCCCAGCTGTGAAACCGTCCTTGCCAATGAACAAGTACAGGATGGTAGTTGTGAGCGGTGCGGCACCACTGTATCTCAGCGTGATCTTGCACAGTGGTATTTTCTCATGTCTCAATATGCTCAGAAACTTCTTGATGGACATAAAAATTGCAATGAATGGCCAGAACGGGTTATTAAAATGCAAAAGGAATGGATTGGCCGTTCTGAAGGAGCAACAATTCGATTTCAAGTGGAGGGGCATGATGAGTCGGTAGAAATCTACACGACTCGTCCTGATACACTGTGGGGGGTTACTTTTATGTCTATGGCTCCGCAACACCCCTTAGTTGAGACCTTGGCTGCACATGCTGATGATCCTGATTCAGTGTTGGGAAAAGTTGCTGAAATGCGATCTTTAGGAACATCAGAAAAAGAGTTACAAGCGCGAGAAAAAGAAGGGGTGTTCACCGGTGCCTATGCCATAAACCCCGTCAACGGTGATCGTATTCCTATCTATGTGGGGAATTTTGTTCTCATGAATTATGGAACAGGTATCGTTATGGCTGTTCCAACTCATGACCAACGAGATTTTGAATTTTCTGAAAAATATGGTATTACGCGAAAAATTGTCATCCAACCTGAAGATGCGTCAGAATCATTTACTGTTGCGAATATGACAGAGGCATATACCGGTGATGGCGTACTCGTCGATTCAGGCCCCTTTACGGGACAAAATAATCGCCATGCCATGAACGATATCATTTCATGGTTTGAAGAGAAAGGATATGGGCGACGGGAGGTTAACTTCCGTTTACGTGACTGGCTTTTATCACGACAACGATATTGGGGCTGTCCCATTCCCATGATTCATTGCCCCAGTTGTGGCACGGTTCCGGTTCCCCGCAAAGATCTTCCTGTGCAACTTCCCGAGAATGTAGAGTTTCAGTCCGGTGGAGATTCACCCTTGGCTTATTGTGAAGACTTTGTCTCTGTAGCGTGTCCAGAGTGTGGTGAAGCAGCACGTCGGGAGACTGATACCATGGATACTTTTGTCGATAGCTCGTGGTATTATTTGCGATTTTGTTCTGCTCAATGTGATGATGCGCCATTTCATTCAGATGAGGTGAACTATTGGGGCCCCGTTGATATCTACATTGGGGGTATTGAACATGCAACTATGCATTTGATTTACGTGCGCTTTTTTGCTCAGGTCTTGAATGAAATGGGGGTGATTGATTTTACAGAGCCGGCAAAGAAGCTCTTCACGCAAGGGATGGTCTGTTCTACCGCTCATTATTGTACTACCCATAAGTGGCTTCATGAGAGCGATGTCAAAGACGGAACCTGCGTCCATTGTGGAGCGGTTGTTACCAGTGAAGTAACAAAAATGAGCAAAACAAAACTGAATGTGGTTGATCCAGAAGATATTATTTCAAAGTACGGTGCAGATACAATGCGTATGTACATCCTTTCCGATACCCCTCCCGTCAAAGATCGCATTTGGAGTGAAGAGGGAGTTCATGGTATTTACCGTTTTATCAAACGGTATTGGGCTGTTGTTCAAGATGCCATTGCGCACCTTATGGATCCTGCAACTCCAGATGAAGGAGCAAGTGATGCGGCTATTCGTTATGCTGCTCATTACGCATTAGAAAAATCTATCGCCTCTTTCGAAGAGAATTGGCAGTTTAATACCGCCATTGCTCGAGCGATGGAGTTGACGACTACGATTAAAAAATTGACCCCGAAAACAGGGAAAAGATCCTTACGAGAAGCAGTCTCAATACTTGTACGGACAGTTGCTCCAATTATTCCTCATGCTTCGGAAGAGCTCTGGCAATCACTTGGGGAGACTGGTTCTATCTTTTCTGCCAGCTATCCAAAGGTAGATCCTTCGGCCCTCATACAGGACGAGGTAACTATTGTGGTACAGGTGAATGGAAAGATGCGGGGTAAATTTACCGCCGCCAAAGATTCTGCCAAAACAGATCTTGAGAAGCGTGCCTTTGAAGAGCCAAATGTGCAGAAGTTTACCGAAGGTGCTACGGTACGAAAAGTGATTGTGATCCCCAATAAAATAGTTAATATTGTGGTATCCTAA